A stretch of the Papaver somniferum cultivar HN1 chromosome 6, ASM357369v1, whole genome shotgun sequence genome encodes the following:
- the LOC113286311 gene encoding tyrosine/DOPA decarboxylase 1-like, which translates to MGSLPSDSLETLSLGSQNPLDPDEFRRQGHMIIDFLADYYKNVESYPVRSQVEPGYLSKRLPESAPNDSESIETILQVVTNDIIPGLTRWQSPNYFAYFPSSGSVAGFLGEMFSTGFNVVGFNWMSSPAATELESIVMNWLGQMLNLPKSFLFSSDDNAGSSGGGVLQGTTCEAILCTLTASRDKMLNKIGRENINKLVVYASDQTHCALQKAAQIAGINPKNFRAIQTSKATEFVLSPDSLQSTISADIDSGLVPLFLCATVGTTSSTAVDPIGPLCEVAKKYGIWVHVDAAYAGSACICPEFRHFIDGVEEADSFSLNAHKWFFTTLDCCCLWVKDSGALVKALSTSPEYLKNKATESKQVIDYKDWQVALSRRFRSMKLWLVLRSYGVANLRSFLRSHVKMAKYFQGFIGMDKRFEIVVPRTFAMVCFRIKPAAIFPQKGENAGEIHMIENQKNDINAKLLESVNASGKIYMTHAVVGGVYMIRFAVGATLTEERHVTSAWKVVQEHTDTLLSELNGNGNTTDPGIMD; encoded by the coding sequence AtgggtagtcttccatctgataGCCTTGAGACATTGTCATTAGGTTCTCAAAACCCACTAGACCCTGATGAGTTCAGAAGACAAGGTCACATGATCATTGATTTCCTGGCCGATTATTACAAAAATGTTGAAAGTTATCCAGTCAGAAGCCAAGTCGAACCTGGTTATCTCAGCAAACGACTACCTGAATCAGCTCCAAACgattctgaatccatagaaaccaTTCTTCAAGTTGTCACAAATGATATTATCCCTGGTCTTACTCGTTGGCAGAGTCCAAATTACTTTGCTTATTTTCCTTCTAGTGGTTCTGTTGCCGGATTCCTTGGTGAAATGTTTAGTACTGGATTTAACGTCGTTGGGTTCAATTGGATGTCATCACCAGCTGCAACGGAGTTGGAAAGTATTGTGATGAATTGGCTCGGACAGATGCTTAACCTTCCGAAgtctttcctcttctcatcaGATGATAATGCAGGAAGTTCAGGTGGAGGAGTTTTGCAAGGGACTACTTGTGAAGCCATTCTATGTACACTGACCGCATCAAGAGATAAAATGCTGAACAAAATTGGTAGAGAGAATATCAATAAGCTAGTTGTTTACGCTTCTGATCAAACCCATTGTGCACTTCAAAAGGCTGCTCAAATTGCTGGTATAAATCCTAAGAACTTCCGTGCTATCCAGACGTCCAAGGCTACCGAGTTCGTGCTCTCTCCGGATTCTCTCCAATCAACAATTTCCGCTGATATAGATTCCGGGTTAGTTCCACTTTTTCTTTGTGCTACCGTCGGCACTACATCATCGACGGCAGTGGACCCAATAGGGCCACTTTGCGAGGTTGCAAAGAAGTACGGTATTTGGGTTCACGTAGATGCTGCTTACGCTGGGAGTGCTTGCATTTGCCCAGAGTTCAGGCACTTCATAGATGGCGTCGAGGAGGCAGACTCATTTAGTCTTAATGCACACAAATGGTTCTTCACTACTTTGGATTGCTGTTGCTTATGGGTGAAAGACTCTGGCGCCCTGGTTAAGGCCTTATCAACCAGCCCTGAGTATTTGAAAAACAAGGCAACTGAATCGAAACAAGTTATTGATTACAAAGATTGGCAAGTAGCCCTGAGCAGAAGATTTAGATCAATGAAGCTTTGGTTAGTACTTCGCAGCTATGGAGTTGCTAACTTGAGAAGTTTCCTGAGGAGTCATGTAAAGATGGCAAAGTACTTTCAAGGGTTCATTGGTATGGACAAGAGATTTGAAATTGTGGTTCCTAGAACATTTGCTATGGTGTGTTTTCGAATTAAACCAGCTGCCATTTTCCCTCAAAAAGGTGAAAATGCTGGGGAGATTCACATGATAGAAAATCAAAAGAACGATATCAATGCAAAGTTGCTGGAATCAGTCAATGCGTCAGGGAAGATATATATGACTCACGCTGTGGTAGGAGGGGTGTACATGATTCGGTTTGCTGTGGGTGCTACTCTCACTGAGGAGCGACATGTCACTTCGGCATGGAAGGTCGTTCAAGAGCACACAGACACATTACTTAGTGAATTGAATGGTAATGGCAATACTACTGATCCTGGGATCATGGATTGA